A genome region from Leguminivora glycinivorella isolate SPB_JAAS2020 chromosome 13, LegGlyc_1.1, whole genome shotgun sequence includes the following:
- the LOC125232468 gene encoding uncharacterized protein LOC125232468, producing the protein MKISLYFLLFYVCNTACNGDKEAEEEANRKRILDQLTKTRTVILDDYHLVTRQIATDVYMYRSYRTVSVVFYPVRKDVSDARFTFQAEELHLNNIGRCDPQDVIINIKHGSYPAVNPDGYPFPKDFVDPANRGSIHTVELLSDGKNKSYSIAHPKPGSWYALVYRKWEDPRTQKVEQQGLVADCHTILYTDLQIKIDDNIRLIDCDQGITVSYSNIPVTYKCMVVDDIQPVNFNFTITNTASADRQVIFLVQALYQPSIDDNLLSCFFDPRASNIHSVNFIPHPSAWHYLRIEYYTPDNDTKINNCNNLYYARTEEDDLSNHSVIDLMRDDKGRFFTFDYGLPTTDLQDATSLVNLTSDEVKSLRFPVTKILDIGGTLALEASLLMKNLRYYMGWKRERKGAQGHLLAFTEDNQYMRVVICLDIGHTSLPLASGHCQYNDHVKPALFVLNSTDSESIDDKVIIPFPDDGQWYLTFRLFCDEVVCPCRTFDNGTKYYVNSSVLDRDEEEFGNASSIREGERDCNVTVVLSVSSTSCVGGRCGNHGSCLLNTFGGLIMSFCSCTAGYGGWDCSDDSRMDSKVSMLVSVLLLTLSNMLFFISIYVAIIRLYYTEAMMYGFTMVFSTFYHACDAPAQVAYCITRPNILQFGDFYCGIMCFWVTLLAMAIMGDKLRSSLQLIGAIIIALLTTWNMHSIVAFILPVAIGCGFLFLSWYLDWRKAHVLMYRRSYYTTFLPIGLLLVGVGLICFAFLQTEQNYKIVHSVWHMIIAGSVVFLLPDIKRGGDANPFLPNPNFCRIPFCSQFTRSQTPNNVNRSQTPTTTAPLTAD; encoded by the exons ATGAAAATCAGTTtgtattttttgctattttatGTGTGTAATACGGCATGCAATGGCGATAAAGAAGCCGAAGAGGAGGCGAACAGGAAGCGGATACTTGATCAATTGACGAAAACACGCACAGTGATACTGGATGACTACCACTTGGTCACTAGGCAGATAGCGACCGATGTATATATGTACAGAAGCTACCGCACTGTGTCTGTTGTGTTTTATCCCGTCAGGAAAGACGTTAGCGATGCACGCTTCACATTCCAGGCTGAAGAGCTTCATTTAAATAACATTG GGAGGTGCGACCCTCAAGATGTCATAATCAACATAAAGCACGGCTCGTACCCAGCCGTGAACCCTGACGGGTACCCCTTCCCCAAAGACTTCGTCGACCCGGCAAACAGGGGCTCCATACACACTGTGGAACTGCTGTCGGACGGCAAGAACAAGTCCTACAGTATAGCCCACCCCAAGCCTGGCTCATGGTACGCGTTGGTGTACAGGAAATGGGAGGATCCTAGGACTCAGAAGGTTGAGCAGCAAG GTCTCGTCGCCGACTGCCACACAATCTTATATACAGATCTGCAAATCAAAATAGACGATAATATCCGGCTTATAGACTGTGACCAGGGCATCACCGTCTCCTACTCAAACATCCCCGTCACCTACAAATGTATGGTCGTAGACGACATACAGCCCGTCAACTTCAACTTCACTATTACGAACACTGCTAGTGCTGACAGACAAGTCATCTTCCTAGTACAGGCTCTCTACCAACCCTCTATAGATGACAACCTCCTCTCGTGCTTCTTCGACCCGAGAGCCAGCAACATCCACTCAGTGAACTTCATTCCTCATCCCAGCGCCTGGCATTACTTAAGAATAGAGTACTACACCCCCGACAATGACACCAAAATCAACAACTGCAACAACCTTTACTATGCCAGAACGGAAGAAGACGATCTCAGCAATCATTCCGTTATAGATCTCATGCGCGATGACAAAGGTCGCTTTTTCACATTCGACTATGGCTTACCCACCACAGATTTGCAAGACGCGACCAGCTTAGTCAATCTGACCTCGGACGAAGTGAAGTCCTTAAGGTTTCCGGTGACTAAAATCTTAGATATCGGTGGCACTTTAGCATTAGAAGCGAGTCTGCTTATGAAAAACTTAAGATATTACATGGGATGGAAGAGAGAACGTAAAGGTGCTCAAGGACATTTGTTGGCGTTTACGGAGGATAATCAATATATGCGCGTCGTGATCTGCTTGGACATCGGTCACACAAGTTTGCCTTTAGCTTCTGGGCATTGCCAGTACAACGACCACGTGAAACCGGCGCTGTTCGTGTTGAACAGCACAGATTCTGAATCTATAGATGATAAAGTGATAATTCCTTTTCCGGACGACGGGCAGTGGTACCTGACGTTCCGTTTGTTTTGCGATGAGGTCGTGTGTCCGTGCCGGACGTTTGACAATGGTACGAAGTATTACGTGAACTCGAGCGTGTTGGACCGTGACGAGGAGGAGTTTGGGAACGCGTCGTCGATTCGCGAAGGGGAGCGGGACTGCAACGTGACGGTGGTGCTGTCGGTGTCCTCGACGTCGTGCGTGGGCGGCCGCTGCGGGAACCACGGCAGCTGTCTGCTCAACACGTTCGGGGGACTGATTATGTCTTTTTGCTCCTGCACGGCTGGTTACGGAG GCTGGGATTGTTCTGACGACTCCAGGATGGATAGTAAAGTATCCATGCTCGTGTCAGTACTTCTCCTGACCCTCAGCAACATGCTCTTTTTCATCTCCATCTACGTGGCTATCATCCGCCTGTACTACACCGAAGCCATGATGTACGGGTTCACCATGGTCTTCTCCACTTTCTACCACGCCTGCGATGCGCCGGCTCAGGTAGCTTACTGTATAACCAGACCAAATATCCTACAGTTCGGAGACTTTTACTGTGGGATCATGTGCTTCTGGGTAACTTTACTAGCCATGGCAATCATGGGCGATAAACTTAGATCTTCACTACAACTTATCGGTGCAATAATCATAGCTTTACTCACTACGTGGAACATGCATTCTATAGTCGCGTTTATTTTACCTGTAGCGATCGGGTgcggatttttatttttaagttggTATCTAGATTGGAGAAAAGCCCATGTGTTGATGTATAGAAGATCGTATTACACGACTTTTCTACCTATAGGCTTATTGTTGGTCGGTGTAGGTTTGATCTGTTTCGCGTTTCTTCAGACCGAGCAGAACTATAAGATCGTTCATTCTGTTTGGCATATGATTATCGCTGGGAGTGTAGTGTTCCTTTTACCGGATATTAAACGCGGAGGCGATGCTAACCCATTCCTGCCCAACCCCAATTTCTgcagaatacctttttgtagcCAATTCACCAGATCGCAAACCCCCAATAATGTTAATAGATCTCAAACTCCAACAACAACGGCCCCTTTAACAGCAGACTGA